CGTGGCAGCTCTGCCCAGTTCCAGGAAGACCCCCGGCCAGAACAAGGAGGAAATGGGCAAGAATGACCCCGGGGTGCCCTGGCTTTCATCCAGGGCACAgtcctccctgagcccctggaggCAGCCTTTGCTCCTGGGCTGGACTAGCGGCACAGACCCAGGAGGAGCCGGGAACGGGGAGCACAGCTAGACCTCCAGCCAGAGTCCAGATTTTCAAACTTAACGTATTCATGGATACTTTTATACTCAAGCCTGAATCTTCTATGAAATCGTACCACTTTCCCACAGGAAGGGTAGATCCAGGAATCAACAGAACAGGCCTGGATGAGATTTGAACCCCCAGCCTCACATCACCGCGGCCCCAGCCAGGAGCTCGCTCACCGTTTGTCCAACAGATGCCCAGACTGCGCAGATGTTCCAGATAAAGGATTTGTCTTTTGGAAACTTAAAACCGTCCGCTCCGTGGAGGGCTACCCTACAGGAGCTGGGCCGGGAGCAGGGGCACAGGAAAGGTCAGCCCCGGAGGCTCTACTTTCCTCCCAGGAACGGGGTCCACAGGGGAAGGCGGGGCCAGCAGGAGCGGGAGGGGCAATGTGGGCCTGGTGCCTGGTCTGGtcctcccggggcacctgggaagGGCCCATGGGGACCACAATCACCTTCCTGCCCGGCTGCTGAGGAAATCCCACACTAAGCCAGCTGGTGTGTCCTCTTCGGTTACTAACGTCCGCCGGACATCCCGGCGGGGCACCGTGGCCCACGACAGCCACCTCTCCACCAATGACAGCATCGCAGACCGTGCCATTTTGTACTtctgtgtcctctttctctccaACTAGGTTCTATAACCTAAATACAGCTCCCAGGGGCTCACCACCTCCAACCAGAGACGTGAGTTGCAGATATGGTCCAAACACTGCCTCCCAGGTCCACCCTCCCAGGATCCAAGGTCCCGGGTCTGCTGCCGTGGGGGGCTCCGGGTAGCCAACAGAAAGCACCAAACTTGAACTGGGGGAGGCCCATGGGGAGGCAGAGCCCTGACCTCCAGGCATCCTGGCCCAGCCAGATCAGCaccagagagagcaagagaactgCGAGCCTGGGCCAGGCCCTCAGGAGACACAGGCCAGATCCTTGGGAGACACAGGAAACCCCCAAATCCAATGGGCTCTGGGGCCATTGGCTCTGCAGAGAAGCTGGGAAAGTGCCAAAGGGCCTCAGGAAGCCCCtgactcctccttccctctgacaCCTGCTGCCCAGTCTGCCCAGGCCCTAGCCGCCACTGGCACGCCGACCTCATACCTTCAGAACTCACCAGCACCCCCACGAATGCCCCACATCCAGGCTGACCCTTACAGGCAGTCGTCAGCATCTGGTGGCCACCCCTTCCGCGAGGCCCCATCCTCCTCCTGCCGCTCCCCGCCTTCCTGGAGGACAGAGCCAAGATCCTCCCTGCAGGTCCCAGCCGGGGGTCCCCAGCCCGCTCCTtgccccttcctctgtccttcacGACATCGGCGCTTCTCGCTCTGTGTTTCTTCCTAGGGCGAAAAAGAAGTTGGTGTTGCGTCCTATAGAATACAAGGTCTTCAAATTGTCCAGCATCTAGAGTCCACGCCAGGATGGGCCCTTGGTCAACGTGCTTGATGCTGATGACAGTCGTGCAGGTGAGGACGGATGGAGGGCCAGACCCTCCCACAGTCCTGCAACAGACCCCACACTAGGGTCCCTGCTTGGATGGGCTCTGCCGCTTGCTCTCTCATTAAGCATTCGAAGAGCCGTCCTTATCAATGACCTCCCAGGCGCTGCGTTAGAGCCAAGGTGTTTCAGGTgaaactgtctctctctctctgcgagGAGGGAAGAACACTCAGGTTTGTAAACAGACCTCCATAGGATGCAAAAGAGCCTtgagggggagagcaggaggcttgtaaactgggggggggggggtgtccccacCTCCATTTGTTGCCAGGCAGGGCCCTTGGAGCAGCAGGAATGCTGGTTCCCAGTTATCCACAGGGCAAGGAGGACGGTGATGCTACCAGGCCCCGGGCACGTAACTGGCGGCCCACAGTGTGGAagctgggatggagggagagggaggatctcTCCATTCAGCACCAGATCTACCCCATGAATCTCTCCTGTTACAAAACTTACAGCGCAGCCCCCGGAAGGGAAAAGCACGTGGTCCCTCTGGGAAATACGGTTCACAGCAAACCCAGAACACGACCCAAGACAGCGACAAACCTCGGGGATGTGCCGTGCCCTCTGCCCGCTTCTTCACCTGGGGCGCAGGTTGCTCCCGTCTGTTCTGTGTCCCCTGCCCTGTCCACTATGACAGTCGCGTGGAGGATGAGGCAGGGGGCGcgcacccaccccccacccccctcttagAGGAGCGTCTGGTACCCTGCCTCACTCCATTAAGCTCCGTGCTGCTGTTGACCCCCTGTGGGCGCTGTTGGTGGCCAGTGACCAGAGCAGGAGCCAGCAGGGGTCCTGGGCCAGGCCGGAACCCAGCGGCTGGGACATGGCATGTGGCTTTGAGGCTGGGTGGCCCCTAAGCACTGGGATGGTCTGCTCGGTGGGGGCTGCTTCTCCAGCAACATGATGAAGACTCAGGGCAAGGGGCTTCAGGATGGGCAGACCGGTCTGCGTGGCCACGGCTCCGAGCCGCAGAGAGACGTGCTCTCCGCCCTCTGTCCCACGTGTCTGTCTCCTCAGTCCCACCTGGGTGGGTAGtgcccccctcccgccccatCTCTCAGGCCGGTCCGGGACCCCATGAGCAGGAAGCAGCCACTGGCTCTCACCCTGGCCACATGGGGCCTGAGCCTCAGCTCTGAGGCCGCCCTCCAGGACCCCAAACCCTGGGCCAACCCCAGCTGAGCGACTGCTAACAGGGGGCCGGCTACCCCATTCCCAGGGCTTTGCCTTGTCGTCGTCTGGGCCCCCACAGAACCAGAACCTGAGAGATTCGCGGAAATCCCCGGGTAGCACATGGGTGCGCAATGATGTCAGGGGGCTTCCGGCAGCCGCgcctcccccacccaccgccgCACCCTCTCCCGGGAATCCGCGTATCCCACCCTCCCTGAGCCACTGCGGGGCCGCACCCGGCGAGCTCGGGTCTTGCTGAAGAAGAGGACGCTCTCTCCAGCCACGTCTCCATCAATGTGGCTTTTCCCGGACGTATCGATGCTGTCACGTAGAATTCTATTGCAGAGTAAAAACGCCACAGATTTCCATCTTTCTCCCGGATTCTTCTCAGTCGGGAAGGATAAGGTGAAGGTGAACGTGGCCAGAGCCACTGTGGGGAAGCCAGGGAGACCTTGCTAAAGAGCCAAATGGATTCCAAGCCCTCCCCGCGCGGCCGCCGGCTGACGACTTCAAGCCAAGGCAGACCGGGAACAGGGACTCCTGAAAACCAGCCGGAAATCCCACCTGCCCCTGAGGTGAGGAAGTCAAACCACATCAACTGTGTGAAGAATGCGTGGCGGAGTTGAAGAAACGTCCAGTGGTTAGAAGATCAGAGCCCGCTttgggggaaattaaaaaaaaaaagctcctacATCATGTTGACGACATTCCCTTAACTGACTGCTCTCCAGACCTTGGCTTTCAGACCACAGCAGGCTTTCCTGTCCATCACTGACCTGCTGTCCCCACAACCAGAGGCTGGAGAGACAGACCAGTGGGTCTACTCTGAGGGACAGGAAGCCACAAGCAGCAGCAAGAAAACGTTCGGCTTTAACCAAAAGACTGCATTTCCAGACAATCAGGCCAGAGGTCATGGACAGGTAGCTCCCCCAAGCTGCTCTGACCATGTGCTTCCCGaggcttccttctttctggagaaTTCTGAGGTGCCAGCGCTGGGCACATCAGCTGGGCCCGGGACCGACCGGCCACTGTGGGGCACCCGTGCCCACCCCGTGGCCAGCCTTGAACACATGGGTCTGCTGGGCATGGGACAGAGCTCGGGGCCCCCAAAAGCTCATCAACAACGGCCCTTTACTTCCCCAAGTCCACTTTTTCATTCACAAAATGAGGAATCGACATCAACTAGACTTCCTTCCCGCACCGAGGGCATGAGTCAGGGCCACATGAAGATTTCCTgtaaggggaaggggagggggaaaaccAATGATTTGGTCCGTGGCCCCGGGGCTGCTGACTCCCCAGGGAAGGTGACGGCTAGCAGGTTGGCAGGAGCCGGCTCCTGGTCAGAACCGGAGGCTGGACAGAGCAGGCTGCCAGCTCAGGCTCTCACTGGGCCAGAAGTGCCCGGCCGCGCTCGCCCAGGAGGCTCTCAGGAAGAACCCGCTTCCCAGCTCGTCCAGGTGCTTGGCCGAATCCGGCTTCTTATACCTGTGGGACGGaggtccccactcctcagctGGCCATTGGCCCGGGGCTGCTCTCAGTTCCGGGCTTGCCCCATTCCTTGCTGCCCGGCCACTCCACCTTCAAGCCCGGGCTGACATGTCAAACCCCTTACGCACGACTCCCTCTGGCTTCCTGCAGCGTCCCTGAGCAGCCAACCCCTGCACCGTCCAAAATCCGTGGATGCCTTTTTACCCCCAAACACGAAGAGGCTCCTTCAGACAGGAGCCCGCAGAAAACAGCGGTTGGTTAACAAGTATTTTCTATGTTCCAGGTTTCAGATGCTCTATTTTTACAATcggtaaactagagaaaagaaaacagcattaAGAAAATCCACAAAGAAGTGGACCTGTGTAGCTCAAACCTTCGTTTGAGGGTCAACTGACCTAAAAACTTATGGTCTTTGTTCCCAGTTACTGGCACCAAGCTTCTGGGACACGTGTAAGATCCTGAACTGCCGGAGTGAGCAAagcctcctttcttccccagaaCAGTCCACTTTAAACCACACCTGAGTTTACGCTAAGGATGTCGCTGTTGGAGGACCCATCCACAGCTTTGGGGTGGGGCCGGCCAGTCACCAGGAAGACCAAGCCACGATTAGGGTTTGGGACATCCACCTCCAAGGAGAGGAGGGGGCGCGGAGACTGGGTTCCACCTCCAGCAAACCCATGATTCCATCCATCGTGTGAGACAGGGGAATCTCCATCCAAATCACTAACCGTGTTTGGAGAGCTCACTGGTCAGTGGACACGCCCTGGTGTCGGGGGGCAGTGTGCCCAAGGTGCCCCGGACCTCCACCCCCTCCTATAATACTGTGTGCTGTGCACCACTTTCGTCTGGTTGTTCCCGAGCTGTAGCCTCTATGATGGGTGGGTGATTTACCATGTGCACTGTTTCCCTGGGCTTGTAAGTTGATCCAGCTAATGATCAAGCCTGAGAGGGATCGGGGTGCCTTAAATGTGTACGTGGCCGGGCAGAAACGTGGGTAGTCTGGGCACTCCGCGTGTGGCTGGTGTCCGAAGGGGGGAACGTTGTCACTTAGTGTCACTGATCAGTTCTGATGCTAACTCTGGGTAGTCAGAAGTGAACTGAATTGTCAGACACCCAGTTGGCACTGGAGACTTGGAGAATTGGTGTGAAAAACACCAGTTGTGTGATATCAGGGTACGGGGTAGGAGACCTGATTTCTCTTCTGCAACCAGCCAGAGAAAACCCTCTGATTAAGAGCACTCGTGGAAATTAGGCTTGGCCACTGCAGAGCACCTCCCAGTTTTCAGGTTGATCTTGACTGCAAAATTCCATCCTCGGGGAAGTGACCTCAGAGGGTCATGGTGGAATCCCACATTGTGCATGGGTGGAGCGTCGACTGGGGCGGGAGCTGCTGGAGATGGCAGCTTCTGGCAAGCCACGGCGGGGCACATGGCGGCCTCATTGTCCGCCGGGCTTCTAGGTGAGATGCTCCGTGGCCAGCTGGCCCTGTTCGGAGACAGCCGCCCATCCCGGATCGGGATGGGGAGGGGCACGGGGCATTCCAGGTCCttctgagagaggtgtgggaTTCCTCCCAATATAAAGCTGCTGAGCTCAGAGAGGATTCTGTGGGGCCCCCCtgctccccaaaagaaagaaactcttccGGGGACCGTCGCTGATTTGCAGCCTGACACCATTCGTCCCTCTTCTGCCGGAGCAAGGGTCTCTGTGGCGAGGACCATGCTGCACACAGTACACACGTGCTGAGTGAATGAGGGGACGAGGCAGCGCAGCAGCAGCCTGTCTCCCACCCCTGAGCCCGGCAGCCAAGGGCCATGCCTTCCTCCCCACCAGGAGGTGCATGAGGGGCAATGCCCCCCAGGTCCCACCCACAGGGCTCTGAGGGTGTCTGCCACCTGCTGGGCTCAACCACGCAGTCCTGAGTTGCCACCTCAGGTTCCAGAAGGCACCTCCTCCCAGAACCCAGACCCGGCAAGGAGTCCCGGTCCACACCGGCCTCTGCTTGGAAGAGAGGTCTGCCGGAGACCTTCCCACATACCCTCCTCAGCGAGAGGAGTGCAGTTATCTGCCAGCTGCTTTCTAGAAGACGCAGAAGGAAAACTGGAGCTAGACTGGGGCACGGCTGCTTACGAAGACCAGGGGTAACTTTGTCCTCAAACAGGAACTGAAGGCATGCCACAGTCCCCGCGGAGGGACACAGGTGCCTGTGCAGGATCACACTCCGAGCCTCCCCCGCTTCCCCGCCATTAAGCCAAAGTCTCTCCTTGACCTTTGGGGGAAATACACCCAAATGAGAAGGATAGGAGCTGATAACTTGGAAGACGTAACATCTAAGCTCAAGAActttgaaaaaagcaaaaaagaaaacatgttccCCGAGCTGACCCCACAGTGTCATGTTGTTTGCCAACATCCTTGCTTTTCtcctgaaaatatctttttatcgCCCTTTTCTCAAGTGGCTCTTTGTAAGCACTAGGAGCAAGGCTCGCTGTGCTCTTGCTACTAACAGTTTCATAAAACGCATAACCCACAGGGCTTCGGGCTGCAAACAGACACGAGCCTCGGGGATGCATTCAGACTCCCGTCTGTCTTACCGGGAAGGAGCAGAGGCCTCGGTTCTTGGTGAGGGTGAGGGTCGCCTGCCATGAAGACCAGCCCGaacacatcccccacccccacatgggGTGAGCACAGCTTTGCTTTAGGCCTACAAACAGCCCGCTCGCCTGCATGGGACACAGAGGCCTCCCAGGGAAGGAAGATCCCTGACGGGATCCCCTGCTTCGGCGGGCATCCCATGGCAGTGTGAGAAGACCCTCACCCCCCAAGGTCATTGAGGGACACTGGGGCACGTGACAGGTTGCTGAGGAGAGAAGCTGGAGATGCTGGCAGGGAGAGACCGGCTTCTTAGAAAGTATTGTGTGTGTTTCTGCATGATGGGGTACGTGCCCCTCAGAGGTACAGAAGAAGTGGGAAAGCATACACCAAAATGTGGGGATGGCCCGTGACAACgctcctatttctttcttcctctcctcctccttctcctttctggtattttacatttttcctacAACGAATGTAGAAAACTATTAGAAACTTAGATAGCTATCTTATGAAAGTAGCCCTTCTTACAAATTCAGCAGGATTTCTGGGTCCTAGTAGGTCAAGCATTGGGTCCTGGAACCAGATGGCCAGGTCCTAACTCTCCCAGTCCACTGTGGGCTCCATGATCTGTAGCAAATGCCTCCATTAACCTTTAAGTATTATTGTCATTAGCATTCATCCAGCACTTTCTAGACTCTGAGCATTGTGTCCAACAGTCTGTAGGGATCCCCTCAACATGGGTGAGATGATTAGCTTATCTATGCAGCGCCACTGAGAATTGTTGAACGTATGAAGGCAATAGTGCATTGGTAAGCACCGTGCGTTTTATTACCTGTCTTCTGGCGTATTTTATTTTGGTAGCATAAAATCCCAgtcatccaaaaagaaaaaaagaaagaaagaaagaaaagaaaagaaaagaaaaggaaaggaaaggaaagaaaagaaaaaagaaaagaaaagaaaagaaaagaaaagaaaagaaaagaaaagaaaagaaaagaaaagaaagggagaagaccaGCGTGTTTGGGACTGGCGCTGTTACTAAGCATGCATTTTTTTTGCCAGCAAATTCTCCTAGCCCCTGGGGCTCCGACAGGTGCCCTCGCTGTAGGTTCTAATCCAAGAAAGCCCTGTTTCTTAAGGGCTACCGGCTGAATGCTCTGCAGTGGTCAATCAGCCAGCAGCAGGGTCTGCCGGCCTGCCCTCCCCTACGTTCTGCTAACCGTATTCTTCGAAGGGCATGTTCTAAAGTAATTTTGCCTCATTTTTGTTTACTATAGAGTGCTGTGGCAAATGGTCATTTGCCAGGATGCAGCCTGACTGGCGTGGACACCCACCCCGCAGGACACCACCCTGATGCAGAGAGGTCAACTCTCCAAGAAGCAAGTaggtaaaatattaatgaaagtcGGGCACAAATCCAGCTGAGTTCTTTCCTTGGGCCTTCGTCTAATCAAGGGGGAAATGTCTTGCAGAGTTGATATATGAGAAACAGAATGCTTTCATTCTGGGAAGAAGAATTAAGCTCCTACAGTCCTGTTTTCCTGTGATGGTTTCCAGGATTtggagagaatttaaaaagtggaGCCCGACAGGGTGAATCAGCCACCTGGGACTGCTGGTAATTCAGGAGAGTTTACTCAGTAGAAAAACAACACAGCACCCCGCCTTTGCCCAGAAGGCTCCCTGGCCCGCCGGGCCGCCTGCTCCCAGCAGGCCAGCCCCACACGCCCGTCCCTGGCTGGACAGGGTTCCGGCCAAGCACGGTGCAGCCCAGACATCCTGGCCTAATAAAGAAGATTGATTCACTCAGGATACTTCCCCCTCAATGTTTCTCAAAGAAAGTCTTTGTGGGAAGGACTTAAATTCTTTTACTCCTGTAAGTCTGGAAATGGGGCTATGAACAGCAGCAGCCCGCGGAACCCGGCTGTGGGCAAAGAGCCCTCAGCATAGCAGGTGGAGGATGCTTGTTCCGCTCACAGtcgctccccccacttgtgtggaCGCCGTCTTCCCGTTGTTTGCACAGCTCTTTGCAGCCCTATCACAGCCATGACGAAATGATGACTCACACTTAAATGCAGTCATCATGTCATACATGGCATTAACACTGCAGAGACATTGCCGTCAGCCCCGTGCCTGTAAGAGGAAAAGACTCCTGGGAGCGTTCTGCCACCACCGTCCTTGGGGACCACAAAGGGCTGCGCCTGCAGAAGGTCCCGCTCATTGTGCAGGagggcctgcctgcctcctgcaaGCTGTTCTGATAAGCAGCTGTCAGAAGGGAGGGGGCTGCGGGgcagggggggggaggggagggagaggctgctGTTATCCGGCTGGAGGGTCAGCCTGGAGCTGCTGCGCTGATGTCTTATCTCAAGCATGCTCCTGTCCTGCAAGTTTAAAAATCCCCGGAAAATAGCAGGGCTCAAGTTCTgtgtcccctcccttcctcccagcgCTCGGGGGGAGCCTGAATTCAGCACGGCAGGAAAGCGAGCAGGTGCCCTCCCGTCTGGTCCGGGGGCTTCAGCAGTCACGGGGAACCCTGCAAACCACCTCCCCCCTCGGATGGGAACCCCCCTCAATAAAGAGAATAAGTCTGCTTCAGATACGTTTATTGTAAAAATACTCAAAACTGAATCCTTTAGAAAGCGGAGCATCCCCCGCCGCCTGGAAACAGCGGTGCGGGGCTGCTCAGTCCGTCAGAGCTCCTGTAACTGTCCGAGTGAGTCCAGGCATCGCCCGCCTggcctttcccctccttcctgtcGAGCGCGCAGCCTGCTGAGTCACGCCTGCCGGGCCGGTCCCTCCTTCCCGGCCCCGTGGCCAGCGGCCCGCCTCCGGCCTTCCAGGGCAAGCAGCCGCTCCCCACACTCGCAGAGTCCCGGGCTGGGGGCCAGCCCGCCCCTGCCGCCGCCGGGCCTCTCCTGCAGGGGGCCGCCCCTCCTCGCCGCTCTCCACGCAGCACTCCGGTCCCGCGCCCTCCGAGGGCGCATCCACAGAGCCAGCCGCGCATTAGGCGCCCCGGGGCGTCACCATGTCGATCAGACCAAGGCCCCCTCCGGGCTGTCACTCGGGGAGGGTGATACTGGGCACCCAGTCGTTGACGCTGCGGCTTTCCTCGCAGAACACGCTGAGCTTCTCCAAGGCGGGGTCCTTCCATGCGTCCTCATTGGGGTTCTGCGGGGAGAGTGCAGAGGTCAGCCTGGCTGGCCGCTGGCCGCTGGTCGCAGCAGGGCGACGCCAGGGCGACGCCAGGGCGACGGCGACACTCACCGAAATGAGGATGCAGTGCAAGTCTCCAGGCGCGGCCGCCTCGTCGCCGGCGCCCACGATCGCCGCCAGCCGCTGCACGTCGCCCACGCGCACGATGTCTATGTCGTTCTCGCAGCAGAACGCCTGGATCAGCGTGAAGTGGATCTGCAGCGCGATGTCGCCCTCGTCCTCCGCGTCGGCGGCCAGCACGCAGAAGGTCACGTTGTCGGGGTCCCTGCACAGGCGGGAACCGGGTGGTGAGGGCAGGGCGCCGAGTCCGGGTGGCGGCACCCCCCGCCGCCGTCTCCCGGGtctccgcgccgccgccgccgccgcccccgacCGCCCCACCCGGGGCCGCGTCCACACTCACACATTCAGGACTTTGGCGGACTCATAGACGCCGGCGGTGAGGCAGCCCTGGCGCTGCGCCGACAGCAGCAGCTCGTGCAGCGCCTTCCCGGCGCCCTGCATCCTGCGGACGGAGCCAGCGCGGTGAGCGGGACCGGCCTGAAGGCGCGGCGGGATCCCCAGCCCCGAGCACACCCCCCCCCCGGCGCCCCTGCCCGGCGCCCCGGCTCCGGAGACGCACCTCCGGAGCCCAGCTCCCGCCCAGCGGCTCCCCATCCCGGCAGGCCCCGAAGGCGGCCGCCCGTCCCGCTGCAGCCAGGACAGGGACAGGCTCCCCGCGCCCGGAGACGTCCGGCGCCCGGCGCCAACCCACCTGGCGGTGCTTTCGGGAACCGTGTCTTGGCCGCGGATTTCCTCCAGAGTCATGGTTGGGTCGCGGAGCAGCTACTTATCCACGAGAGGAGCGAGCGGCGCAGACGCGGCGGAGACGCGGAGCCGAGGCAGCCTGGCGAGCCCACGGCCGGCGAGTGCGCCCCAGCGCGCCGCGCCCCCTTATATAGGCCCGGCCGCCGCGCCGCCAGCTGGCGCGAGGCTGCGCGCCCATTGGCCGGCGCCCGCTTTCTGATGCAAATGAGGCGGCCGCCGCGGCTCGTGCCAGAAGGCCACGTGGGGAGGGGCGCGGGGGATGACAATGCCTCAAATCTGCCGCTTTTGTCGGGGTGTTACCAGGCAGACTGGAGCCTGCAGATTTCACtcgcctttttgttttttttaagtccttaaaaggaaaaagttaaaaaaaaaaaaaaaccttgcttgCTAA
This DNA window, taken from Lutra lutra chromosome 13, mLutLut1.2, whole genome shotgun sequence, encodes the following:
- the GADD45G gene encoding growth arrest and DNA damage-inducible protein GADD45 gamma; this encodes MTLEEIRGQDTVPESTARMQGAGKALHELLLSAQRQGCLTAGVYESAKVLNVDPDNVTFCVLAADAEDEGDIALQIHFTLIQAFCCENDIDIVRVGDVQRLAAIVGAGDEAAAPGDLHCILISNPNEDAWKDPALEKLSVFCEESRSVNDWVPSITLPE